A segment of the Allosaccharopolyspora coralli genome:
CGGGAGTGAGCATTCTGGCCACCGACAGCGCCGCGCTCGTACCGAACAGCACACCCGCGACGCCCAGCAGCATGAGCGGCTGCCCGGACACGGCTCCGTCACGGGCGAACGCGAACACCGCGACCAGCATGAACAGCGCGAACAGTGCCCCCACCGCGTACCGCATCCGTCCCTTGGTGCGAAAGACCGGACCGGGGACGTCGGCGCGCACCCGGTCGGTCCGTTGCTGCGAGGTGTCGCGAGGGCGAGCGGGGGCGAGCGGCTCGCGCCGTTCGACCGCGCTCCAGTCCGGGCGGGTGACCTGATCGTCGGGGCCTGGGGGAGCCTGCACTGGCGCGGCCGCCGCGGCCACGCTCGAGGTGTACTGGGCAGTGCCCTGCTTCGCCGGACCCTGCTGCACCGGACCTTGTTGCACGGTCCCGACTCCGACGGCGTCCGGCTCGTCGTCGGCCGCCGCTGCCTGCTGCAGCTGCATCGTGTGCTCGGTGATGACGGCTGTGATGTCCGGCGGTAGCCAGTTGTCGCCCTGCGGGGACGGCTCGCCGATCTCGTCCAGGATCCGCGTGGGCGTGGGGCGCTGTTCCGGTTCCTTCGTCAGGCAGGCGGCGAGGATCGGGCGCAGGCCGTCAGGAACATGGGTGAGGTCGGCTTCGCTGTGCACGACCCGGTAGAGCATCGCCGCCGTGTGGTCGTCGCCGAACGGTCCGGCGCCGGTGGCGGCGAACACGAGGACCGCGCCGAGGGAGAACACGTCGCTGGGTGGGCCGACGCCCTCGCCGACGGTCTGTTCGGGGGAGAAGAAGCCGGGCGTGCCGAAGAACATCCCGGTCGCCGTCATCGCACTGGAGGTCAACGCGCGTGAGATCCCGAAGTCGATCACGCGCGGCCCGTCCGGGCCCAGCAGGACGTTGGCCGGCTTGAGGTCGCGGTGCACGAGCTCGGCCTTGTGCACCGCGGTGAGGGCTTCGGCGAGCCCGGCGGCCAGGCTCAGGACCGTCTGCTCCGGCAACGGCCCGTGGTCGGCAACCGCCTGGTGCAACGTGGGACCCGGCACGTACTCGGTCGCCAGCCACGGTTGGTCGGCCTCGGTGTCCGCGTCGACGACCGCGGCCGTCCAGAAACCACCGACCGAGCGCGCCATCGCGACCTCGCGCCGGAACCGCTCGCGGAATTCCTGATCCTCGGCGAGGTCCGGGCGTACCTGTTTGACCGCCACCGCACGGCCACCTCGTGAGCGCGCCAGGTAGACGCCGCCCATGGAGCCCTTGCCCAGGCGCGCGAGCAACCGGTAGTGCCCGACGGTCGCCGGCTCGCCGGCCAACAGCGGTCGCACGATTCTCCCCTCGTTTTACTCGGTGGGTGCAGGGCCTCTGACATTACCCTTCCATTCGAGATCGGAAGTGCTCGAAGTGCCCGCTGACCTGCACCAACGCAGTGGTTCTACTCACGAGTTGACTACTGTCCAGGTCGCGATGGTAGCCCGCCTGGCCGAGCTGTACGCGCAACGCGAAGAGATCGAGGCCGAGATGTCCGACCTCAAGTCCGAGTTGCGCGGGCCCGGGACCTGCTCCCGTCGCAGGAGTTCCGCCGTTGCCAGGCGCCGGCCGGACGGAACGTCGTCGTGCTGGCCAGGGATGGTCGTGATGCGCGTCGACGGTGCTGACGGACGGTTCCGGGATCTGATCGTCAACGCACAGACCGACGCCAGCGCCGATGAGATCATCCGTGCCGCTCGGTTCCAGGCCCGCGCCGCACGCAAGGGTGCCTACCGTTAGTCCCACTTTCGCAGGTGTGGTGGGATGTTCAGGCTCAGATACTCCTTGGCCATCCGGTTCACGTCCGCGCCGTTCTCGTACGTGGAGTGCAGGAGCCCCAAGTAAACGAGGTCCCAGAGTTCGCGGTTGAGTTGCAGCTCGTGAATTGGCACGTATTCGAGCCTGCCTCCGTGCGCGTCTTCCAGTATGAGCTGGTGCGCGACACCCCCCACGGTGACGTGGATCTTGGTCAGCTCGTACGTGCGGAGGGAGCTGTTGCCGTAGGCGAGCCAGTCGGCACCGGCCGCGATGCGTAGGTTTCGCTCCCTGGCAAGGAAGAACACCGGCAGCGGCAGGAAGAACAACCACAGCCACCAGGTGCCCATCCACGCCAGTCCCCCGTCCTTGAGGGTGAACACCCCGGCGACGACCACGACCGACAAGGCGATGAACGTCCACAGGCGACCGTGCGACGGGTGGAACCACTCCAACACCGGACCCGCAGCCGGTGGCGGCTGGGGCACCTTCGTTGCGCCGTTCCTGCTCTTGTCCTCGGACCGCCGCCAACCATTCTCCAGCGGTGCCCTCGGCGGCCGCGGTTGCCCCGTCTGTGGGTCCGGTTTCAACGGGAGGCCGGGAGTGGTCATCGGGTCATCTTCGGGTTGATCTCTTCGAGCTTCTCGCCGATCTGTACGGCCTTGTCGAAGGCATCGGGTCCCCATTCCTCGATCGCGAAGCCGACACCGACACCGACCGCTGCGGCACCGATCACGGCCCCGGTGACCGGGGTGCCCATCGCGAGCAACCACGAGGACGTGGCGGACCCGGCGAGATAGCTCCCGGCACCGCTGGCCACGGCGGTGGCCGGGTCCTTGCCCTGGCCGAGATCATAGCCCACACCGGAGGCCGTGATCGTGAGGCCGACGACGGGGAGTTTGCTCCCCACGCGGGTGGCTCCGCGGACGAAGCCGGTCGAGCTGCCAGCCGATGGTTTCGCCAGACTGGCTTGGAGAAACTCTTTGGTCCGCGGCGAGAGTTTGTCGACCCACCCGGCCACGCGGGAACCGAGAGCCTGACGGTTGGCCTCCCGCAACTCCTGGGTGCGCTCGATGTGAATCATGGCGGCCTTGGTCTGCCCGGCCAGCGACATCGACGGATTGTGCATCATTCGTTCGGTGATCTCGATGGACCCGGAAGCGGCCAGTTTCGTGGCCTTGGCACGGAGTTTCGCCGTTGCTCCCGCGTGGGCACCCGCGAGTCCGGTGAGGACGTCGGTGGCGTTGAACGGCGACTTCTCCACGAGACCACCGAGAAAGCGGTTCAGTGTGGCCACGGCGCCGTGTTCGGTCTTGCGCGCGGCTTGGACCAACGTGGAGCACCCGGCGTACGCCTCCGCCTGCTTGGCGAATGCTTCCACCGCGCGGGTTCCCTCTGCGTGGGCCTGCGTCTGCTCCGGTGTGGCCGGTTGGTCGCTCGGCAGCGGTGCCGGTGTCGGTGGCTCGGGTCCCGGCTCCATGATGAGGAAACCGCGGAGGTCTAAGCCTTCCTTGACCGCCAGCTCGCGGGCCTGCTCCATCCGCTTGGTGACCGTGTCGATCTGGTCAGCGTGCTCGCGCAACACGTTCGCGAAGTCGGTGAAGGCATTCGAGGTGTCCTCAATGCCCGGTTTCGTCTTGTGCGACATCTCGCGGAAGGAGTCCCCGGCGTGCGAGGGCCAGGCACCCTCGGACTCGCCACGGGTGCCGGTGACCACCCCGATGGCACCGTCGACCGCGGTTCCCGCACCGGCCATCCATTCCGCAGCCGTGCGCATCGTGGAAGGTTGCTTGTCCACCTCGGTATCAAGCGGCATCAGTTCTCCCCCGTGATCTCGCCGAGGCGGGACAGGTCTTTGATCGTCCCGGCGTCGGTGTCGTCGTAGACATCGCGTCCGTGCGCGACCGCGTCCCCCATGCCGTTCAGGATCTCGACGATCTCCGCGGCGGAGATCGTCAGCATGGCCATCGCACCGGCAATCGCTTCCGTCGACTCCCCAGCGACGGGTGCCGGTGGTGGTGCGGTCATGCTATCCAAGTCCTGTGCTCCGTTGCGGAGACGACTGGCGATACCGCTGAGTGCGTCCAGGTCTGCGTGGGTGCCGGTGAAGTCGCCGAGGCTCACCGCGAGACCTCCCCGCGCAGCTCGTCCGGCAGCGGCGGGTCCCAGAGC
Coding sequences within it:
- a CDS encoding serine/threonine-protein kinase, encoding MRPLLAGEPATVGHYRLLARLGKGSMGGVYLARSRGGRAVAVKQVRPDLAEDQEFRERFRREVAMARSVGGFWTAAVVDADTEADQPWLATEYVPGPTLHQAVADHGPLPEQTVLSLAAGLAEALTAVHKAELVHRDLKPANVLLGPDGPRVIDFGISRALTSSAMTATGMFFGTPGFFSPEQTVGEGVGPPSDVFSLGAVLVFAATGAGPFGDDHTAAMLYRVVHSEADLTHVPDGLRPILAACLTKEPEQRPTPTRILDEIGEPSPQGDNWLPPDITAVITEHTMQLQQAAAADDEPDAVGVGTVQQGPVQQGPAKQGTAQYTSSVAAAAAPVQAPPGPDDQVTRPDWSAVERREPLAPARPRDTSQQRTDRVRADVPGPVFRTKGRMRYAVGALFALFMLVAVFAFARDGAVSGQPLMLLGVAGVLFGTSAALSVARMLTPALRIKINGDGIRISRPGLAREIPWHHVNRVGVVGRGKSQSVAVWTTQGAPKLSSSWWHWVRRYHGGVRVFPVGITGGVLKRRQESRRMHTALHQYAPRAYDSRML